The following nucleotide sequence is from Pedobacter sp. PACM 27299.
ACGCCCTTGGAGCATCGCTTTTATATCAGAAGATGAAGCGCTCATCTCTGAGAAAGAAGGCGATCTTGTAAAAATTAACCTTCTGACTAAAGTAAAGACTAGGATACAAGGTTATCCAGCTGACCTAGATGATAGCATTACTGGCTTTGGAGACAATACAGGGAAATTCGAAGTTCTGTTAGACCCAGATTTTAAAACAAATAAATATGTTTACTTATCTTATGTTGCACTAGCGGATCATAATAGAACTACTAAAATTGTAAGAGCAGTTTTAGAAAATGAAACATTACAGCAAATTAAAGTGCTTTTTGTAGCAGAACCTTATACAAAAGAGCGGTATCATTATGGAGGTGGAATGGTTTTTGGCAAAGATGGTAAATTGTATTTTACTATCGGCGAAAGGTTATTTTCTGAGCAAGATGAGCCTGTAATTCCTATCGCCCAGAATATTGAAGATAGAAGAGGAAAAATATATCGAATTAACCCTGACGGAACTATTCCAAAAGACAATCCAGATTTTGGAAGCAAAGCAAGTCCAGGATTATATGCTCTAGGAATCAGGGCAGCACAAGGGATGACACTTGATACAACTACTAATAAAATCTGGTTTACAGAACATGGTACACATCAAGGGGACGAAATTAATGTGCTGAAAGCAAAAGCGAATTATGGTTGGCCTATGAAAACCACGGGGAAGTACCGTTTTGCAGAATTTGCACCAAAACCTATCCCCGATAATAAATATACAGACCCTGCATGGTCTTGGGTACAAACTGTAGCGCCTACCGGATTAGTTTTTTATTCTGGAAATGAGTTTGCAGCGTGGAAACGAAACTTAATTGTTGCAGGATTATCTAAAGGTAGCTTATGGCGCATGGTAATAGAAGGGGAAAACATAAAAAGCGCTGAAGAACTTTTTACAGATGAGAGAGTAAGAATACGAAAAGTGACGCAAAGTCCTATGGGTAAATTATACATCCTTACCGATGAACTGAATGGTAAGTTGATAAGGATAAGAAATGCAGCTCTTTAAGCGGAAGAGAATGAATGATCAAAGAAAACTTACACATAGTGAATTCGATGAGTAGTGTGAGTTTCCAAAACCACTTACGGAATTGCTGGGCTACTGGATGAGAAACGGAGCATGTTTTGGATGCCTGTAAAATGAAAAAGGCTTGAAATCTTACGATTCCAGGCCTTTTTATATGGTTTTGATGACCATTTCAGCGGAGAGTGGGGGATCGGCCTAAACCAATTTTAAACACTCTTTAGCCCGTATTATATATCTTTTTTGTTTTGAGGGCACCTAATTGGGGCACCATCAAAACAACACATATTCGCTATTCCTTGTTTATTCTAAAGTAGTAAAAAAAAAGCACATAATTAAATTTAATATTGCAATAAATATTATTGCAGAAACCAGAATTTGTTGGCCTATAGTATTTAGCTTTTTTTTAATTCACCTAGTTTAGACATAAGTTCATTATCATTTTTTTTAGGGAAAAACACCTCTATCCTGATTAAGGAATCTGTTGTTGTTTGTGGTAATTTAAAAGAACTCTCTGAGTATATTATCATATTTTTATTAAAAGTACAGGCTTTGGAAGAGTATAATTTATCTGAATCTAAAAACCTATGTTCTACGTCTGGAAGGTCATTTATATATTTTAATTTAGTTTCTAAATTACTTACTAAAAATTTATATATAGAGACGGCGTTTTTGCAATTAGGTATATAATAGTTTATTGAATAATTGTTGTTTTGTAGATAATACCAAACATCAAATACAACCTCTACGCCGTAAATTTTGTCTATAGGTATAGATAAATGGATATTCCGGAGCATGTTGACCCCCCAGTATTGTTTTTATAACCGCATGATATCGTAACGCCATTTATTTGGTTTACTGACATTCCGGCACATGCTGACCCCACCTGGCTTGTTAAAGATTTTGTAACGGAGCATGTTGACCCCTGCTGATTACGTTTAAACCGTATTCTGCTTGAGCATGCTGACCCCCTTCTTTAATTTGATTTGGCTTACTTAGGTGAATACACCCCACCTAACCAGAACGCTGATGGCCGGAAAAGCAAAAGCAATGAGTCAGATCAAACAACTTCTTCGCCTGCACGAGCAAGGCAATTCCATCAAGAGCATTGCCCGAAACCTGGGCATCAGCAAGAATACCGTTAAAGCCTACCTAGCCAAACTGTCTGTAGGGAAACTCGCAGTATCAGAGCTCCTGGATATGGATGATCCTATTCTTAAAGGCAATTTCCATGCTGGTAATCCTGCCTATAAGGACCCCAGGTTCGAACACATGAGCAAGAACCTCGAATATTATTCCAATGAACTTAAAGAAGTCGGCGTAAGCCGAACCCTCCTTTATGAAGAATATATTTCCGGCTACAAAGAAGGATACAGCTATTCCCAGTTCTGTTTCCACCTGCGACAGCAACTTATTGCACGCAGGCCCGGAATGAGACTGGAACATCTCGCCGGCGATAAGTTATTTATAGATTTTGCGGGTAAGCCCATGCATTATATAGATCGTGGTACGGGTGAACTTATCCCATGCCAGATCTTTGTAGCGACACTTCCTTTCTCTGATTACTGTTTTGCCATGGCTGTTCGGAGCCAACGCGTGGATGATTTTTTATATGCACTTGAATGTTGCCTCCGTGAGATCGGTGGTGCTCCAGCGGTGTTAGTTCCCGATAATCTGAAATCAGCAGTGGTAAAAACTGATCGTTTTGAACCTGAGATCAACCGGGCGCTAGAAGACTTTGCAAACTATTACAGCATTACCGTAATCCCCGCCAGGCCGAGAAAGCCAAAGGATAAGGCTTTGGTTGAAAACCAGGTCAAACTCGTCTATAACCGGGTTTATGCCCGTTTGCGTAACCGTCAGTTCTTTGATATTGAATCGCTGAACATCGCCATAAGGGAAAAGGTAAAAGCCCATAACCAGACCCGGATGCAGCAAAAGCCTTATTGCAGAGAGGAACGTTTTCTGGCAGCCGAAAAGCATCTGCTGAAATCGCTGCCTTCTGAGGGCTTTGAGGTAAAGTACTATGCTGAGCCCAAGGTGGCTAATAATAACCACATTTACCTTGGAAAGGATAAGCATTATTATAGCGTTCCGTTTGCATTTGTTGGAACAAAAGTCCAGGTAATATATACCAGGAGTATGGTCAGGATCTATGCACGTGGCAAACAAATCGCCTTGCACATTAGAAATATGCACAGGGCTGGGTATTCAACACAGAAGGAGCATTTGAGTTCACACCACAGGCATTACTTGGAAAGAAGCCCGGAGTATTATATAGCAAGAGCAAAGGAAAAGTCACCAGAGCTCTATATGCTTACCCAGCTCATTTTTGGCCAACCGAGCCATCCTGAGCAGCTTTACAGAACCTGTGATGGTCTACTCAGACTACAGAAGACTGCTTTGCCCGATGCATTTGCAGCAGCATGTGAACTGGCAATCGAGTACCGGAACTTTTCCTACAGGTTTGTGGAACGGATACTTAAGAACAATATGACAAACCATCAGGATCTGGTAAAACCAGACCAATCTCTGCCCGAGCATCAGAACATTAGGGGAAGCGAATATTATTCACAATCAACACTTAAATTCTAAAGAATGAACATTGAAACACAGCTTAAACAGCTTCGTCTGCACGGAATGAACCGGAGCTGGCAGGCCTTAACAGAAACAAGAAAGCTCCATGAGCTTACCTTTAGCGAAGGAATGGAAGTTCTTCTGCAGGCCGAAAGCGATGACCGGGACGGCAAACGCTTTGAAAGACTACAGGCTAATGCCAACTTTCGCTACAGGGCATCAATAGAGGAACTGAATATGGAGACCGCAAGGGGGCTAGATAGGTCGCTTATTGCAAATTTTGCGACAGGCGAATACATTCCTAAAGGGGAAGCAATATTGGTATGCGGTTCTACTGGTACTGGAAAAAGTTTCCTGGCGTCAGCGCTGGGACATCAGGCATGTACTCAGGGATACAGAGTGGCTTATTTTAATGTCCAAAAATTATTGCTGAAAACTAAAATGAGCCGTATTGATGGTACTGTATATAAGTTCTTCGAGAAAATATCAAAGGCCGAGTTGCTTATCCTTGATGATTTCGGACTGACCCATCTCGAACAGCAGCAGCGGATGGACATGATGGAGATTATAGAGGATCGCCATGCATCAAGGGCTACCATAATTGCCAGCCAGTTACCAGTGGCGAAGTGGTATGATATCATCGGAGAAAATACAATTGCCGATGCACTTTTAGATCGTATGGTGCATACTTCATACAGAATTGAACTAAAAGGAGAAAGTCTAAGAAAAAAAAGGTAAAATTGTCATGCCATCAGATTCTGATGAGCCAAATCCCAGACGGGGTCAGTATGATGCATTACTGGGGTCAACATCACCATAATATCCATAGATAAATGAATATTATATTTGTTAAAGTAGGTTTTACTATATTCAAGTTTACGATTTTGAGTGTCAAAGGCCCTTTTGAAACTTGTTTTTTTTTCTATTTTTTGCCCGATACATTTTTCATAGATTCTCTCACCATTAGGATCGATAGGGACTGACCTTCCATTCACTTCTATATATGACATTTTTCCATCAGGTATCGGATAACCTAAATGTCTGCCACTCCAAATTATACCGTTGTCACTATTCAATTCATCTGAGGTATCGAGAAATTCATAAAAAATTCTTCCATTAGAAATACTGGTTATCTTTGAGTATGTGGTATACAACAATCGTAATCCAGAATTAACAAATGAAGGTTTTAGTGCAATATTATCTGCATTACCTTTAGCTGCCATTGAAGGATACGTTAATCCTTCAATGCATTCTCCATCCATTAAATGATTAGATATCGCTATACTTATTTTATATAAATAAGTTTTATTTTCTGGTATTTCTCTTGTAAAAGCATCTGCTAAATAATCGTAAATGATTTGGTTAAGCTCTCCATATTTAGCAATTTCTTTTACAAAGGTATGAGCTGTAGGTAGATTTCTTTTTGAAGCAAGCCTTTGCTCTGTCTGCGATGTAAATCCAACATGACTCAATCTCATTTCTTTAGTAGTGATATATGCGCCTTCAACATAATACTGCCCATCCTTGACATGCAACTCATTAGTTGGGACTGAGCTTTCAATACTTCCATAAAATATTGGTTGCCCAATATCGTTGCATCTGCCATAATTTTTAGCAAATTCCGGAGTTGGATGAATAATTTCTTTAAGATGTGTTGGTTTACTTTGACAGATTCTTCCTCTAAAAATAATTGTATTAATTGGTGTTGGCGGCAATGTAATTATTAAATTTTCTATAATGGGCCACAGTGCTTCACTGATTTCTTGAATTGATGAAGATCCAAGATCTAGGGAGTTTACATTTGTTATAGCTAATAAGACATCTTCCTTTGTGGGGAATATTCGAGATTCTGTGGGTTTTGTTTGTGTGAACATGATTTTAGTCCTCAATATAGTTGTTTATAAATGTTTCTGCCGGTCCCATCCAGCCCCAAGTTTTAGAGAGCAGTTTTATAATCACCCATGTATGCACAGTACTTCAGGTTCCGTGCGATCACATCAAGATCATTGTGAATAATATCTGGAAAGTCGATGGTCAATTCACCGATTTGAAAATGCTGGACTTTGACCCTGCTTTCAGCTATTACTACCAGTTCCTCCATATAACCGTTAATATCATTCTTCATATTACTGATTGTCATATCTGAGTTCTGGAGTTTTTTACCCAAAAGCCCAGTCATAATACTATAGTTGAGAATTTGATGATTCCCATTCCATGCTTTCACAGATCCTGCACAATGCCTGACTAATATGATATTGATTGTCTTAATTGTATCGAGCCTAGTTCCAAAGGCCTGGTTAATATGTTGTAGTTTTTTTTCTTCTCCCATTTTTTCATACCGTTCTATCTGCTCGGCTGCCTCCAGAGTTCGTTTTTCTACATTGGTGATAGTACGGTTACTGGACGGAGCCACAGTCGCTTTAATTTGAAAGACCAAGCAGGTCTTTTCAATTTCAGAGAGTACCATCAGATCGATTTCTCCTTCCGCATAGTGGATGTTTTTTTTTACTTTTAGTTCGGAAGAGAATTTGTTAAATAATCGTTCAGTTTGATTAATTAGTGTAGGTTCTAGGTATTTCGAAATATTGTCGTCAAACAATCTCTGGTTCTTTTCTTTCACCGAATAGAGGATGTTTTGAAAAGGGTGCATGTACCTAAGCGCATGAGGACTAAAAATCACTTTTGTCTTTGTGAGCACAAATGGAGGGAAATACCCATCTTTGCAAGCAGAATTGGATTCGTATTGTCTGTGCTCTGGCTGTTGGTGTATTGATATATAATACGAAAGGATTTTATCAAACGTGGTCATGGAAAGGTTGCTGATTAAGCACATCAAATCAAAAATGTAGTAATCTTCACAGCACACTGAGTTTCGAAGATACATATCTTGATATGCTCTTGAATATGCTGTATCTGTTAAGGAAGCGGCCATCCAGAGTTTTCCGAGCTGAATCTGAAAATCTGAAAATGCTGTCAAAGTTGCTTTAAACTGGTCGTACTCTTTGTTGCTGAATCCTAAATGAGCTTCGATGGCCGGATCCGGCAAGACTTCTATACGTTGAGAAAGCCTAATGTGGTGAAGGAACAGCGATCTGATCCAATCAAAATCTGATTCTTCCATTTGATACTGATGCCGTTCAACTTTTTGCTTTAAATATGCTTTAAGCTTATCTGCATCCAAGAATGAGAGA
It contains:
- a CDS encoding PQQ-dependent sugar dehydrogenase, translated to MKNAILTIIVVVAFFFSGFSQNQPTERQLIENTIQRYFDGWATGDTTKLGGAMHPSCYLKNYNNGKFITFTRNQYLSLFKLHERTKNLKTSIVAIDITNNMGSAKVEISTESDLFTDYFNLMKTNEGWFIADKVSTRTPHKVFNVNAILPKKEINIEGLKRPWSIAFISEDEALISEKEGDLVKINLLTKVKTRIQGYPADLDDSITGFGDNTGKFEVLLDPDFKTNKYVYLSYVALADHNRTTKIVRAVLENETLQQIKVLFVAEPYTKERYHYGGGMVFGKDGKLYFTIGERLFSEQDEPVIPIAQNIEDRRGKIYRINPDGTIPKDNPDFGSKASPGLYALGIRAAQGMTLDTTTNKIWFTEHGTHQGDEINVLKAKANYGWPMKTTGKYRFAEFAPKPIPDNKYTDPAWSWVQTVAPTGLVFYSGNEFAAWKRNLIVAGLSKGSLWRMVIEGENIKSAEELFTDERVRIRKVTQSPMGKLYILTDELNGKLIRIRNAAL
- the istB gene encoding IS21-like element helper ATPase IstB, encoding MNIETQLKQLRLHGMNRSWQALTETRKLHELTFSEGMEVLLQAESDDRDGKRFERLQANANFRYRASIEELNMETARGLDRSLIANFATGEYIPKGEAILVCGSTGTGKSFLASALGHQACTQGYRVAYFNVQKLLLKTKMSRIDGTVYKFFEKISKAELLILDDFGLTHLEQQQRMDMMEIIEDRHASRATIIASQLPVAKWYDIIGENTIADALLDRMVHTSYRIELKGESLRKKR
- the istA gene encoding IS21 family transposase — its product is MAGKAKAMSQIKQLLRLHEQGNSIKSIARNLGISKNTVKAYLAKLSVGKLAVSELLDMDDPILKGNFHAGNPAYKDPRFEHMSKNLEYYSNELKEVGVSRTLLYEEYISGYKEGYSYSQFCFHLRQQLIARRPGMRLEHLAGDKLFIDFAGKPMHYIDRGTGELIPCQIFVATLPFSDYCFAMAVRSQRVDDFLYALECCLREIGGAPAVLVPDNLKSAVVKTDRFEPEINRALEDFANYYSITVIPARPRKPKDKALVENQVKLVYNRVYARLRNRQFFDIESLNIAIREKVKAHNQTRMQQKPYCREERFLAAEKHLLKSLPSEGFEVKYYAEPKVANNNHIYLGKDKHYYSVPFAFVGTKVQVIYTRSMVRIYARGKQIALHIRNMHRAGYSTQKEHLSSHHRHYLERSPEYYIARAKEKSPELYMLTQLIFGQPSHPEQLYRTCDGLLRLQKTALPDAFAAACELAIEYRNFSYRFVERILKNNMTNHQDLVKPDQSLPEHQNIRGSEYYSQSTLKF